The Vicia villosa cultivar HV-30 ecotype Madison, WI linkage group LG1, Vvil1.0, whole genome shotgun sequence genome includes a region encoding these proteins:
- the LOC131647642 gene encoding uncharacterized protein LOC131647642, producing MHMGTGGSGSLPLPMYMETGGSSMPLPIPSEDDTSAPGDTSAPGDTSAHGDTSAEEQTKRKRILKKNTTQKIKYHEGRLVIYPDAGSIVPSHQAVSIITNIIKEKYTQFWPSYGAVHEDDKEKWFQAFKEYCIWDVRDEAAIKENFHSKCAARFSDTMRNVRLKWEAKGTRPRWIGEDIFPKLIDHWNSDKFKEISEQAKKNRASEVGGCNYAAGSISVAEVARRMREELGRTPLLNELHMETHLKRNGEFIDERAKITQENFDKELALKLSEHPEIPEPPPGYPVDPSIGFQTWYKVSGGKKKNGRVYCAGGYSKNIKRRSRDFKMRYADGEGSSTPPILTAEMLETVRNLANTKAAQQVAARNLEIEEMKRKQLEMQEEMQRRERELREEMRREFQEELRRQAQEYQEAMRIANERSQRFDQFFASQNMGGGGFGGTSGYGGADEEEEEQDGGNN from the exons ATGCATATGGGGACAGGTGGATCTGGTAGCTTGCCATTACCCATGTATATGGAGACAGGTGGATCTAGCATGCCATTACCCATCCCTTCAGAGGATGATACCAGTGCTCCTGGAGATACCAGTGCTCCTGGAGATACCAGCGCTCATGGAGATACTAGTGCTGAGGAGCAAACGAAGAGGAAgcgtattttgaaaaaaaatacgaCTCAAAAAATTAAGTATCATGAGGGCAGACTAGTCATTTATCCCGATGCAGGATC aaTTGTTCCCTCACATCAGGCAGTATCGATCATAACAAATATTATTAAAGAGAAGTACACACAATTCTGGCCGTCTTATGGAGCTGTACATGAAGATGATAAGGAAAAATGGTTTCAGGCATTTAAG GAGTATTGTATTTGGGATGTTAGAGATGAGGCCGCGATTAAAGAAAACTTTCACTCAAAATGTGCTGCTCGATTTTCTGATACTATGAGGAATGTTAGACTGAAATGGGAAGCAAAAGGGACACGTCCACGTTGGATAGGAGAAGATATATTCCCAAAGCTTATTGATCATTGGAATTCTGATAAGTTTAAGGAAATATCGGAGCaggcaaagaaaaatagagcatCTGAAGTTGGTGGCTGCAACTACGCAGCAGGAAGTATTAGTGTGGCTGAAGTTGCGCGAAGAATg cgTGAAGAATTAGGCAGAACTCCACTTCTTAATGAGCTTCACATGGAGACTCATCTCAAGAGAAATGGAGAGTTTATTGACGAGCGCGCAAAAATCACACAA gagaatTTTGATAAAGAACTTGCCCTAAAGTTGTCAGAGCATCCTGAAATACCTGAACCACCACCGGGGTATCCTGTTGACCCTAGTATTGGTTTTCAAACTTGGTATAAGGTTTCAGgtggaaagaagaaaaatgggaGAGTGTATTGTGCTGGAGGGTATTCCAAAAATATCAAGCGGCGTAGTAGAGATTTCAAAATGAGATATGCTGATGGAGAAGGATCATCCACTCCACCTATATTAACCGCCGAAATGCTTGAAACTGTGAGAAACTTGGCAAATACTAAGGCAGCACAACAAGTAGCAGCaagaaatttggaaattgaagagatgaagagaaaacaattagagatgcaggaggaaatgcaaagaagagaaagagaattacGGGAAGAAATGAGGAGAGAATTTCAGGAAGAATTGAGGAGGCAAGCACAAGAGTATCAAGAAGCAATGCGAATTGCAAATGAGCGGTCACAAAGGTTTGATCAATTTTTTGCTTCACAGAATATGGGTGGTGGTGGATTTGGAGGAACTAGTGGATATGGAGGAGctgatgaagaagaggaggaacaaGATGGGGGGAATAATTAA